The following are encoded together in the Candidatus Methylomirabilota bacterium genome:
- a CDS encoding SHOCT domain-containing protein, with product MRQVHRDSIGLILAIAIAVNGCAAAVTGGREESGLAQLGKHPEVVAVHYQRPAPFLVAQPRSVGRAIGIAAAVAPFALLLGPLAPSMANLLQADIEKREAEAAGQELMLEIPLEDPAIRVKDRLISGLGADGRIGPIRPAAAAMDSDDLENLKQALGPVTVLDVRTTGWGLIPYQVDPKTFLVHYTVKARLIRLDQEKVLWRDEISCYTPGDRRFGAPALEDLRADGGALLKTTMARTAEVCVDPLLASFRGEQPTRPLPGPDEPARVVLEPATLARAEDTLFGPSGLVEGSRRFKAKFQGLALTAQDLPTLRAMMQRATASPWRSEVQFRGTIGGVAFKAEMEKGSVGRSEFTFEGLRFDDEEQASAFLAPLQGRGVREVKLVGVAGDRPIKIVLTPSAPTWSQPAPSPPPVAANVDEVDRARGLVQEPSPNPSNETVTSPAPASAVSQPAESPNTPVATTDSATPSVESQLQRLDDLRARGVITEDEHAILRKRALQSGRLTPPGPTASLTARPPSRPSVAPGALNWPSVGSSWVLSERTSGSYGTGRRQVTVTYDGEKVWEGKKVRAFSGDTLTTYVDDRRRILARVRSGTVVELFEPYFAFAHW from the coding sequence ATGAGACAGGTACATCGAGACAGCATCGGGCTGATTCTGGCAATCGCCATCGCCGTCAACGGCTGCGCCGCGGCCGTGACGGGTGGTCGGGAAGAGAGCGGGCTGGCCCAGCTCGGGAAGCACCCGGAAGTCGTGGCCGTTCACTACCAGCGCCCGGCGCCGTTCCTGGTGGCCCAGCCGAGGAGCGTGGGCCGCGCGATCGGGATTGCTGCGGCCGTGGCCCCGTTTGCCCTGCTGCTCGGCCCCCTGGCGCCGTCGATGGCCAACCTGCTTCAGGCCGATATCGAGAAGCGCGAGGCCGAGGCGGCCGGCCAGGAGCTCATGCTGGAGATTCCACTCGAGGACCCGGCCATCCGTGTGAAGGACCGGCTGATCTCCGGGCTGGGCGCCGACGGCCGGATCGGGCCCATCCGGCCGGCAGCTGCCGCGATGGACAGCGACGATCTCGAGAACCTGAAGCAGGCGCTCGGCCCGGTCACGGTCCTCGACGTCCGGACCACCGGCTGGGGCCTGATCCCCTACCAGGTCGACCCGAAGACCTTCCTGGTCCACTACACGGTGAAGGCCCGCCTCATCCGTCTCGACCAGGAGAAGGTCCTGTGGCGAGACGAAATCTCCTGCTACACCCCGGGCGATCGCCGGTTCGGGGCGCCGGCGCTGGAGGATCTCAGGGCCGACGGCGGCGCCTTGCTGAAGACCACGATGGCCAGGACCGCCGAGGTCTGCGTCGACCCGCTGCTGGCGAGCTTCCGCGGTGAGCAACCGACGCGTCCGCTTCCCGGTCCCGACGAGCCCGCCAGGGTTGTCCTCGAACCCGCAACACTGGCGCGGGCCGAGGATACCCTCTTCGGCCCCTCGGGGCTCGTCGAGGGGTCCCGACGGTTCAAGGCGAAGTTCCAGGGCCTCGCCCTCACCGCGCAAGATCTTCCAACCCTTCGGGCCATGATGCAGCGAGCGACCGCCTCGCCATGGCGGTCGGAGGTGCAGTTCCGCGGCACGATCGGCGGTGTGGCATTCAAAGCCGAGATGGAGAAGGGCAGCGTCGGACGCTCGGAGTTCACGTTCGAGGGCCTCCGGTTTGACGACGAGGAGCAGGCGTCGGCCTTTCTCGCGCCCCTCCAAGGACGCGGGGTGCGTGAGGTGAAGCTGGTGGGCGTCGCAGGCGACCGGCCGATCAAGATCGTCCTGACGCCGTCCGCGCCCACCTGGTCCCAACCCGCACCGTCGCCGCCTCCTGTCGCGGCGAACGTCGACGAAGTCGACCGGGCCCGCGGTCTTGTGCAGGAGCCGTCGCCGAACCCGTCGAATGAGACGGTAACCAGCCCAGCGCCCGCTTCGGCGGTATCGCAACCGGCAGAGTCGCCGAACACGCCTGTTGCGACGACCGACAGCGCCACGCCCAGTGTCGAGAGTCAACTCCAGCGTCTGGACGATTTGAGGGCGCGCGGCGTCATCACGGAGGACGAGCACGCGATACTTCGCAAGCGTGCCCTGCAGAGCGGTCGCCTGACCCCCCCGGGGCCGACCGCCTCGCTCACCGCCCGACCCCCCTCGCGTCCCTCCGTGGCGCCGGGTGCACTCAACTGGCCTTCGGTCGGCTCGAGCTGGGTTCTCTCGGAGCGGACGTCTGGCTCCTATGGGACCGGCAGGCGACAGGTGACGG